A segment of the Deltaproteobacteria bacterium genome:
TATCTTCCGGATATCCGAAAAGTGCCTGTGATTCTCATCCCTTGGCCCGACTTTTACTTCCATTCCCATACCCGCGATTCCATTACGGCTTCCCTGAAAAATATTAAGGGTGTAATTCTTCAAGCCCAACTTTTCCAGGTCCACCCGTAACTTTTCTTGGGGAAGCCCTAAGTCCAATAGAGCGGCCAGCGTCATATCCCCGCTAACACCCGAAAAGCAATCAAAATAGAGAATCTTCATATCTCCCCTTTCAAAAATCGTGAGGTCGTAAGGCGCAAGTGCGTAAAGGGTTAACCCGAAACGTTAGATCGTTATCTTGCTTTCCGGCCTTGGAGTGACACTCACCCAGGCGCTGACACGCTTAAATTTACAGCCGATTGATCAGACTGGCTGCGTAGGCGGCCCCGTAGCCGTTGTCGATATTCACAACGGAAATTCCTGACGCGCAGGAATTAAGCATAGCCAGAAGGGCGGTGACCCCCCCGAAATTAGATCCATAGCCTACGCTGGTGGGAACCGCTATCACCGGGTGGTCCACTAACCCCCCTACCACGCTGGGCAGCGCCCCTTCCATACCGGCAACCACAATCAATACGTGGGCCGACATCAGTTTTTCCTTTTGGCTCATCAAGCGGTGAATCCCGGCTACCCCTACATCAAAAAGGTGATCCACCCGGTTGCCCATAATTTGGGCCGTGACGATTGCTTCTTCGGCCACAGGAATATCCGAAGTCCCGGCGGAGACCACCAGGATTGTGCCCCGCCCTATGATTTTAACAGGATGGCTCAATAAGATTAGGGTCCGCGACTGGGGGTAATATCTGGCTCGGGGAAAAGCCCGCTTGATCGGAGGCACTTTTTTCCGGTCCAAACGAGTCACCAGAATATTGTTTCTTTTGTCCCGTATCTTTTCCATGATGGAAATCACTTGCCCTGCCGTCTTCCCCTCGCCGAAGATGGTCTCTGGGGTTCCTTGGCGCAAAGGGCGATGATGATCTATGGTTGCGCAGCCGATCTCTTCAAACGGAAGGGTCTTCAGCTCTTGCATCGCCCTCTCCACCTTAATCTTTCCTTGGCGCACCCCTTCCAAAAGTTTTTTTAAATGATCCACGTTCATCTTATCCCCCTATAATTATGATCTATATCTATTAGGACGCAGATTTTCGCAGATCATCGCAGAAAAAATTTTTTATTTATAAAATCCTAAAAATCTGCGTTGATCCGCGTCCCATTAAAATTTATTCTTTCAAAGTCACCAGGACTTCGGCAACCGAACGTTCATCGGCCTTCAAAACTTCAAAAAGCATTCCCTTGAATCGAAATCTTTCGCCGGGCTGGGGGACTCGACCCAGTTTTTCCAGAACAAACCCTCCTAACGTCTCATAATCCTCTTTTTTGGGCAGTCCGAGCTTGAGGATTTCATTGATATGATCCACTTCCATCCTGGCATTGATTACCAATTTTTTCGGCCCTACTTTTTTGTAGAGAGGTTGCCCGATGTCATATTCGTCTTCTATCTCCCCCACCACCTCTTCCAGAATATCTTCCACAGTGATAATTCCTACCGCTCCCCCGTACTCATCAACCACCGTTGCCATCGCCTCGTGGTTCCGCTGTAATTCCAACAAAAGCTCATCGACCGGTTTAGTCTCGGGGAAAAAGGAAATGGGGCGGACAAAGGATTGGACCGTCTGTTCCTTTCCCAAGGCCAAAA
Coding sequences within it:
- the larB gene encoding nickel pincer cofactor biosynthesis protein LarB → MNVDHLKKLLEGVRQGKIKVERAMQELKTLPFEEIGCATIDHHRPLRQGTPETIFGEGKTAGQVISIMEKIRDKRNNILVTRLDRKKVPPIKRAFPRARYYPQSRTLILLSHPVKIIGRGTILVVSAGTSDIPVAEEAIVTAQIMGNRVDHLFDVGVAGIHRLMSQKEKLMSAHVLIVVAGMEGALPSVVGGLVDHPVIAVPTSVGYGSNFGGVTALLAMLNSCASGISVVNIDNGYGAAYAASLINRL